In Phreatobacter cathodiphilus, the genomic window TAGGTTCGCGCCCGAAAACCAAAGGCGCGGCGATGGATTTCTCGACTCTGACCTGGATCGGCCTTCTGCAGGTCATCTGGATCAACATCATTCTCTCCGGCGACAATGCCGTGGTCATCGCCCTGGCCTGCCGCGGCCTGCCGGAGCGCCAGCGGCTGGTCGGCATGGTGCTCGGCGCCGGCGTCGCCATCGCGCTGCGGGTGGTCTTCACGCTCTTCGTCGCGGCGCTGCTCGACATGCCCTTCCTGCGCCTGGCTGGTGGCCTGCTGCTGTTCTGGATCGCGGTGAAGCTGGTCACCGACGAGGGCGACGGCGAAGGCCACGTCCAGGCCTCCGACAAGCTGTTCCACGCGGTCCGCACCGTCGCCATCGCCGACGCGGTGATGAGCCTCGACAACGTGCTCGCCATCGCCGCCGTGGCGCGCGACAGCAAGACGATGCTGGTCATCGGCCTCGTCATCTCCATCCCGCTGATCGTCGCCGGCGCCTCGCTCATCATGAAGATGCTGGAGCGCCTGCCGATCCTCGTCTGGGCCGGTGCCGGTCTGCTCGGCTGGCTCGCCGGCGACATGATGCTGAACGACCCCTTCGTCCGCGGCCAGATCGGCGGTGAGGCGGTGCACCGGCTCGAGCTGCCGGCCGAAGTCGTCGGCGCGGTGATCGTCATCGCCCTCGCCTACGGGATCAGGAGGATGCGCGCTGCCGCGGCCGCCTGAGGGCCGGCGGAAAAAGTTCGAAGAAGCCTGCTGACATCTGCACAATTACGTAATATGTCGCACCACCCCCGGCTGCCCTGCGGCAGCCGCATCGGACGGACGCGGCATGGACAATCAATTCTGGATCGGCCTTCTCCAGATCATCTGGATCGACCTTCTGCTCTCCGGCGACAACGCGGTCGTCATCGCGCTGGCCTGCCGCGGCCTGCCCGAGAAGCAGCGCAAATGGGGCATCCTGCTGGGCGCCGGCGCGGCGGTCGGCCTGCGCATCATCTTCGCGCTGATCATCACCTATCTCCTCGCCGTGCCCTTCCTGAAGCTGGTCGGCGGCATCCTGCTGTTCTGGATCGCCACCAAGCTGGTGGTGGGCGAGGAGGGCGGCGACCACGGCAACATCCAGGAGAGCGACAATCTCTGGAAGGCCGTGCGCACGGTCGCCATCGCCGACGCCGTCATGAGCCTCGACAACGTCATCGCCATCGCCGCCGCCTCGCACGGCAACGTCTGGCTCTTCATCTTCGGCCTCGCCCTCACCATCCCGCTGATCATCTTCGGCTCGACGCTGATCCTCGGCATCATCGAGCGCTTCCCGATCTTCGTCTGGGCGGGCGCGGCCCTGCTCGGCTGGATCGCCGGCGAGATGCTGCTGAGCGACCCCGTCGTGCTGCGCCAGCTCTTGGCCTGGGGCACCGGCCTCGTCACCCCGGTGGACGTCAGCCAGGTCTATCCCGCCGGGTTGAAGCCGACCGCCATCGCGCATTACGGCTCGGCCGTCGTCGGCGCGGTGATCGTCCTGATCCTCGGCTATGTCCTGCGCAAGCGCCGCGAGGAAGCCGCCGCGACGCATTGAGCCGCAAACGCCGAACGCACCCA contains:
- a CDS encoding TerC family protein, whose translation is MDFSTLTWIGLLQVIWINIILSGDNAVVIALACRGLPERQRLVGMVLGAGVAIALRVVFTLFVAALLDMPFLRLAGGLLLFWIAVKLVTDEGDGEGHVQASDKLFHAVRTVAIADAVMSLDNVLAIAAVARDSKTMLVIGLVISIPLIVAGASLIMKMLERLPILVWAGAGLLGWLAGDMMLNDPFVRGQIGGEAVHRLELPAEVVGAVIVIALAYGIRRMRAAAAA
- a CDS encoding TerC family protein gives rise to the protein MDNQFWIGLLQIIWIDLLLSGDNAVVIALACRGLPEKQRKWGILLGAGAAVGLRIIFALIITYLLAVPFLKLVGGILLFWIATKLVVGEEGGDHGNIQESDNLWKAVRTVAIADAVMSLDNVIAIAAASHGNVWLFIFGLALTIPLIIFGSTLILGIIERFPIFVWAGAALLGWIAGEMLLSDPVVLRQLLAWGTGLVTPVDVSQVYPAGLKPTAIAHYGSAVVGAVIVLILGYVLRKRREEAAATH